One genomic window of Medicago truncatula cultivar Jemalong A17 chromosome 1, MtrunA17r5.0-ANR, whole genome shotgun sequence includes the following:
- the LOC25482640 gene encoding protein SRG1, with protein sequence MEPKTKEFESSLVFPSVKELSSVPERYVRKDIEYPTIVSNKDSLPQLPVIDLSKLLSEEVKGPELEKLDIACKEWGFFQLINHGHSMEMLEDVKIGARELFNLSMEEKSKLWQKPGDMEGFGKMVDVYEDEPLDWVDLFYIFTLPSHLRKPHLFPNLPLPFRENLEAYCIKNRELAMNIFVLIGKAIGINSNDIRESLGEGGQSIRVNYYPPCPKPENVLGLKAHTDGSALTILLQNNEVEGLQIKKDGTWISVKPLPNAFIVSIGDVLEIVTNGIYKSTTHRAIVNSEKERLSIAAFYGPEWIGNISPISSLVTPETPALFKTIGVADFYNGLLSPENHGKSYIHDVLMIQNEDIKN encoded by the exons ATGGAACCAAAAACAAAGGAATTTGAATCCTCTCTTGTTTTTCCTTCTGTGAAAGAATTAAGCAGTGTTCCAGAGAGATATGTGCGTAAGGATATTGAATACCCTACAATTGTATCTAACAAAGATTCTTTGCCACAGCTTCCTGTCATTGACCTAAGCAAATTATTGTCTGAAGAAGTGAAGGGTCCTGAATTGGAGAAGCTTGATATTGCATGCAAAGAATGGGGTTTCTTCCAG CTAATTAATCACGGACATAGCATGGAAATGCTGGAAGATGTGAAGATAGGTGCTCGAGAACTTTTCAATCTTTCAATGGAAGAGAAGAGTAAGCTTTGGCAAAAACCAGGAGATATGGAAGGGTTTGGTAAAATGGTTGATGTGTATGAAGATGAACCATTAGATTGGGTAGATTTGTTCTACATTTTCACACTTCCTTCCCACTTAAGGAAGCCTCACTTATTCCCTAATTTACCACTGCCATTCAG GGAAAATTTAGAGGCTTATTGTATAAAGAATAGAGAGCTTGCCATGAACATTTTTGTTCTTATAGGGAAAGCTATTGGCATAAACTCAAATGATATTAGAGAGTCATTAGGAGAAGGAGGCCAATCAATTAGGGTCAACTACTATCCTCCTTGCCCTAAACCAGAGAATGTCCTTGGCCTCAAGGCTCATACTGATGGGTCTGCCCTTACCATCCTTCTCCAAAACAATGAAGTGGAAGGActccaaataaaaaaagatggaaCATGGATTAGTGTTAAGCCTCTCCCAAATGCTTTCATCGTTAGTATTGGAGATGTTTTGGAG ATAGTGACAAATGGTATATATAAGAGCACGACACACAGAGCTATAGTAAACTCAGAAAAAGAGAGGCTATCCATAGCAGCATTTTACGGCCCAGAATGGATTGGAAATATAAGTCCAATATCATCTCTTGTAACTCCAGAAACACCAGCATTGTTCAAAACAATTGGTGTAGCAGATTTCTACAATGGATTACTTTCACCAGAAAATCATGGGAAATCATACATACATGATGTTTTGATGATCCAAAATGAAGACATCAAAAACTAG